GATTGATGCTCATGCAAAAGACCAGGTATCTGTCGAGTAAGTGCATGTTAAGGATCCCCATCAGCCAGAAAAGAAAACCTACAGATGGGTATTTTCCAGTAGAGGGGATGCAAATGGTGCAAGGCTTTCAAAAATCCTAATATATTTTATAATCGAAATTAAAATTGCTCAATCATGAGAAATAAAGTAGATTATTTATACTGACTTTTATATTAAATAAAACAGGGGGAAGTCGGTATGGATTTAAAAGAGAAAAAACCACTGATTTATTCTGTAAGTGCTGCAGTTATCATTTTGGTAGTATTTACGGTGATGAGCGGTACGCCATTAAAAAAACTTGTTATTCCCGGTTTTTTTGAAGCAGAGTTCGACTCGAGAAGCGAGCCTTCCAGTCAAAGTGCGGGTGAGGTAGCCATTCCAGACAGAACAGTTACACCGATAGAATCACAACGGAATCTAACCGACGCGGGCGGAAGTTTGGTTGAACCGGATATCGCCAACCAAACACCTGGACAGAGAACGGAAGTGCCTGAGGTGCACCGCGAAGTTTCGTCTCCAAATGGCCGTACTGCAATTACTGAAGAATCGGCCACACGCCAATCGGTAACGGGAATCTGGTATGGCGATGACGGATCTGTATACGAAATTACTCAGTATGGTAATACAGTGGAGTTTGTAGAATATGGTATGTTTGGAATTACGGCCTCGGGCAACGGTACTGTCTCCGGGGCACAAATCAGCCTTTCGTACGAGACGGTATTTGGAACGATGGGAAGTGCTAATCTGAATATATCAGAAAACAGCAGAGTCCTCACCGGACGGGCGAATGACCATGTATCCGGCGGATATACTCTTCTTCGTTTGACCCGCGAATAATTACCAGGTTTAGCAGTTTTGTTATTTGCCACTCAGTCCATTTGATATTTGAGTTACTTGAGGATATTTTTAATTAATCTGTAAACTCAGACAAAGTGAGCCGCTGCAAATTTCGTTCAATCTTCATTTTGATACCCATATATTATGAAAATCGGGATCTGTTCCGACTCCCACGATCATGTAGAGCATATTAAAAAAGCTGCTGATGTTTTTCGACAGAGAGAGGTCGAAAAGGTGATTCATGCCGGGGATTACTGCAGCCCGTTTACCATTCCACTATTTGAAGGGCTGCCGCTGGAAGGAATATTCGGAAATAATGATGGTGACCGGTTTACACTTATGAAAAAATTTGATGAGATCAACGCTGTGCTGCACGGTGATTTTTTCAGTTTTGAAGCGGATAGGACAAAAATTGCGGTCTACCACGGTACCTACGAAGAACTCACGAAAAGCCTTGAAAAATCAGGGATGTACGATGTGGTAATTACGGGTCACACACATATGCCGGGCGTAGAAACGGTTGGTGATGTGATATCGATAAACCCAGGGAGCGTGAACGGATTTGATGATGATGCGATGATCGCCTTTTTGGATACCGATACACAACATGTAGAGTTTATTGAGCTATAAAAAAAGACGACAAGCCGGACATATTGTCCAAACATGTCGCCCTTTTCAATTTTTGTATCTCGGAAAAAAGCTTAGTTCTTCAGTATCCGGCAGACTGAATTGGTAAAACTTGTCGTGCTTCCCTCTCCGCCTATATCGGGTGTGCAATCTTCTTTATAATCTTGCAGGACGGCGTATACAGCTGATCGAATTCGCTCAACTGCATGATTTTCATCAAGATATTCCAGCATCATCAATGCGGAAAACAGGAGCGCAATCGGGTTGGCTTTATCTTGTCCGGCAATGTCGGGGGCTGAACCGTGAACCGCTTCAAACATCGCGGCATCATCACCAATGTTAGCTGCCCCGGTTACGCCGAGTCCGCCAACCAGGCCGGAGGCGAGATCAGACAGGATATCCCCGAAAAGATTTGTGGTAACAATTACATCAAACTGGCTTGGGTTGATCACCATCTGCATCGCCATGTTGTCCACAATGAGGTCCTGGAATTCAATCTCCGGGTAATCCTCAGCTACTTTTTTCCCGACTTTCAGGAACAGGCCGGTTGTTAATTTCAGGATATTGGCTTTGTGCACAAGGGTAACTTTTTTCCGGCCTCTTTTTTTGGCGTATTCAAAAGCGGCAGTTATTATTTTCCTGCTCGCATCTTCCGTAACAACAGCAATGCTTTCGGCATGTTTCTCTTCATCGTCCACCCAATGTTCTTTTCCAATATACAGTCCCTGGGTATTTTCGCGGAACATTACCATATC
Above is a genomic segment from Rhodohalobacter sp. SW132 containing:
- a CDS encoding metallophosphoesterase, which gives rise to MKIGICSDSHDHVEHIKKAADVFRQREVEKVIHAGDYCSPFTIPLFEGLPLEGIFGNNDGDRFTLMKKFDEINAVLHGDFFSFEADRTKIAVYHGTYEELTKSLEKSGMYDVVITGHTHMPGVETVGDVISINPGSVNGFDDDAMIAFLDTDTQHVEFIEL
- a CDS encoding isocitrate/isopropylmalate dehydrogenase family protein; this translates as MYNIVRIPGDGIGPEITDAVCKILEASGVQINWIDAKAGEGVFNETGNPLPDETIEAIKKYRIVLKGPLTTPVGAGFRSINVALRQKFDLYSNIRPAKSVPNVDSNFRGVDMVMFRENTQGLYIGKEHWVDDEEKHAESIAVVTEDASRKIITAAFEYAKKRGRKKVTLVHKANILKLTTGLFLKVGKKVAEDYPEIEFQDLIVDNMAMQMVINPSQFDVIVTTNLFGDILSDLASGLVGGLGVTGAANIGDDAAMFEAVHGSAPDIAGQDKANPIALLFSALMMLEYLDENHAVERIRSAVYAVLQDYKEDCTPDIGGEGSTTSFTNSVCRILKN